From a single Microbacterium terrisoli genomic region:
- a CDS encoding aspartate aminotransferase family protein: MTDTLTSPTVDLDADARVRADDRGHVFHSWSAQALIDPLPIAGGAGVRFWDYAGNTYLDFSSQLVNLNLGHQHPDLVAAIQHQAGRLATIQPALANDVRGELARHISEVAPDGFAKVFFTNGGADANENAVRMARAVTGRRKVLAMYRSYHGNTSTAIALTGDPRRWANEPSDGSVAHFFGPYAYRSPFHSSSPEQESERALEHLEQTIVLEGASTIAAVIIETIVGTNGVLVPPPGYLAGVRALCDKYGIVYIADEVMVGFGRTGEWFAFQGFDVVPDLITFAKGVNSGYVPLGGVVISDRIAAHFDTVPFPGGLTYSGHPLACAAGVATFEVFRRDGILERVRDLGSRVVEPRLHEMARRHPSVGDVRGRGLFWVLELVTNRETREPLVPFNASGKAAEPMNAVVTACKKAGLWPFSHFNGLHIAPPLVIDEADLVRGLDIIDAALHVADDHVS, from the coding sequence ATGACCGACACCCTCACCTCGCCCACCGTCGACCTCGACGCCGACGCCCGCGTGCGCGCCGACGACCGGGGCCACGTCTTCCACTCCTGGAGCGCGCAGGCCCTCATCGACCCGCTGCCCATCGCCGGCGGCGCCGGCGTCAGATTCTGGGACTACGCCGGCAACACGTACCTGGACTTCTCGAGTCAGTTGGTGAACCTGAACCTCGGGCATCAGCATCCCGACCTCGTCGCCGCCATCCAGCACCAGGCCGGACGCCTGGCCACGATCCAGCCCGCACTGGCCAACGACGTGCGCGGGGAGCTCGCCCGCCACATCAGCGAAGTCGCCCCCGACGGGTTCGCGAAGGTGTTCTTCACCAACGGCGGCGCCGACGCCAACGAGAACGCCGTGCGCATGGCCCGCGCCGTCACCGGGCGGCGCAAGGTGCTGGCGATGTACCGCAGCTACCACGGCAACACGTCCACGGCGATCGCCCTGACCGGCGACCCGCGCCGGTGGGCGAACGAGCCCAGCGACGGGTCGGTCGCGCACTTCTTCGGGCCGTACGCGTACCGCTCGCCGTTCCACTCGTCCTCACCCGAGCAGGAGTCCGAGCGTGCGCTCGAGCACCTCGAGCAGACGATCGTGCTCGAGGGCGCCTCGACGATCGCCGCGGTCATCATCGAGACGATCGTGGGCACGAACGGCGTGCTCGTGCCCCCGCCCGGGTACCTCGCAGGCGTGCGCGCACTGTGCGACAAGTACGGCATCGTCTACATCGCCGACGAGGTCATGGTCGGCTTCGGCCGCACCGGCGAGTGGTTCGCGTTCCAGGGATTCGATGTGGTGCCCGACCTGATCACCTTCGCCAAGGGCGTCAACTCGGGCTACGTGCCGCTGGGCGGCGTCGTCATCTCGGATCGCATCGCCGCGCACTTCGACACCGTGCCCTTCCCGGGCGGCCTGACCTATTCGGGCCACCCGCTGGCCTGCGCGGCGGGCGTGGCGACCTTCGAGGTGTTCCGCCGCGACGGCATCCTCGAGCGCGTGCGCGACCTCGGCTCGCGCGTGGTCGAGCCGCGCCTGCACGAGATGGCACGTCGCCACCCGTCGGTCGGCGACGTGCGCGGGCGCGGTCTGTTCTGGGTGCTCGAGCTCGTCACGAACCGCGAGACGCGCGAGCCACTCGTGCCCTTCAACGCGTCGGGCAAAGCTGCCGAGCCCATGAACGCCGTCGTCACGGCGTGCAAGAAGGCAGGCCTGTGGCCGTTCTCGCACTTCAACGGTCTGCACATCGCCCCGCCCCTGGTCATCGACGAAGCCGACCTGGTGCGGGGGCTGGACATCATCGACGCAGCCCTGCACGTCGCCGACGATCACGTGTCGTGA
- a CDS encoding MFS transporter — translation MRTQRQRTPPTTPRRAQLDMRGARRARRAQRAAQLTASPRYRWIVLSNTTLGVLMASINASILLIALPDIFRGIDVNPLEPGNTSLMLWLIMGYMVVTAVLVVSFGRLGDMFGRVRMYNAGFAIFTIFSILLSVTWMSGTGGALWMIVMRILQGVGGAMLFANSNAIITDAFPVDQRGLALGLNQVAGIAGSFLGLIIGGLLGPLDWRLVFLVSVPVGILGTIWAYVSLHDTGVRRPARMDWWGNVTFAVGLVAVLVGITYGIQPYGDSTMGWTNPAVLAALGGGTLVLIVFCVIELRVPEPMFHLALFRIRAFTAGNLASLMSSLGRGGLMFVLIIWLQGIWLPQHGYDFASTPLWAGIYMLPLTVGFLIAGPVSGWLSDRFGARAFATGGMLLAAASFFWLLELPVDFTYLPFAAALLLNGIGMGVFAAPNRAGIMNSLPPGERGVGAGMSTVFQNAAMVLSIGIFFSLMIAGLAASLPHALTTGLVAHGVPAAAAAKVAALPPVSVLFASLLGYNPVQALLGPAVLAQLPASSASYLTGRAFFPSLIAGPFADGLTVAFAFAIVMCLIAAVASVLRGGKYAYEETVSLERSGMR, via the coding sequence GTGAGAACGCAGCGCCAGCGCACACCACCGACCACCCCGCGCCGCGCCCAGCTCGACATGCGCGGTGCACGGCGTGCGCGCCGAGCGCAGCGTGCTGCGCAGCTGACGGCGAGCCCGCGCTACCGCTGGATCGTGCTGTCGAACACGACCCTCGGCGTGCTGATGGCGTCGATCAACGCATCGATCCTGCTGATCGCACTGCCCGACATCTTCCGCGGCATCGACGTCAACCCGCTCGAACCCGGCAACACGAGCCTCATGCTCTGGCTCATCATGGGCTACATGGTCGTCACGGCCGTGCTCGTGGTCAGCTTCGGGCGCCTGGGCGACATGTTCGGTCGCGTGCGCATGTACAACGCCGGATTCGCGATCTTCACGATCTTCTCGATCCTGCTGTCGGTGACGTGGATGTCGGGAACTGGCGGCGCGCTGTGGATGATCGTGATGCGCATTCTGCAGGGAGTGGGCGGGGCGATGCTGTTCGCCAACTCGAACGCGATCATCACCGACGCGTTCCCCGTCGATCAGCGTGGTCTCGCCCTCGGCCTGAACCAGGTGGCCGGCATCGCCGGCTCCTTCCTCGGGCTGATCATCGGCGGCCTGCTCGGTCCGCTCGACTGGCGGCTGGTGTTCCTCGTGTCGGTGCCGGTGGGCATCCTCGGCACGATCTGGGCGTACGTGAGCCTGCACGACACGGGCGTGCGACGCCCGGCCCGCATGGACTGGTGGGGCAATGTGACCTTCGCCGTGGGTCTGGTCGCGGTGCTCGTCGGCATCACCTACGGCATCCAGCCCTACGGCGATTCGACCATGGGGTGGACCAACCCGGCGGTGCTTGCGGCGCTGGGCGGTGGCACCCTCGTGCTCATCGTGTTCTGCGTGATCGAGCTGCGCGTACCCGAACCGATGTTCCACCTGGCGCTGTTCCGCATCCGGGCCTTCACCGCCGGCAACCTCGCGTCGCTCATGTCGTCGCTCGGTCGCGGTGGGCTCATGTTCGTGCTGATCATCTGGCTGCAGGGCATCTGGCTGCCCCAGCACGGATACGACTTCGCCTCGACGCCGCTGTGGGCGGGCATCTACATGCTGCCGCTGACGGTCGGGTTCCTCATCGCGGGCCCGGTCTCGGGCTGGCTCAGCGACCGCTTCGGCGCACGGGCGTTCGCCACCGGCGGCATGCTGCTGGCCGCCGCCAGCTTCTTCTGGCTGCTCGAACTGCCGGTCGACTTCACCTATCTGCCGTTCGCGGCGGCGCTGCTGCTGAACGGGATCGGCATGGGCGTGTTCGCCGCTCCCAACCGGGCCGGCATCATGAACAGCCTGCCGCCGGGCGAACGCGGCGTCGGGGCGGGCATGAGCACGGTGTTCCAGAATGCGGCGATGGTGCTGTCGATCGGGATCTTCTTCTCGCTCATGATCGCGGGACTGGCCGCATCGCTGCCCCACGCGCTGACCACGGGGCTCGTGGCGCACGGTGTGCCGGCGGCCGCCGCAGCCAAGGTCGCAGCACTTCCCCCGGTGAGCGTGCTGTTCGCCTCGCTTCTGGGCTACAACCCGGTGCAGGCGCTGCTCGGGCCGGCCGTGCTCGCGCAGCTGCCGGCATCCTCCGCTTCGTACCTGACCGGTCGCGCGTTCTTCCCCTCGCTGATCGCGGGGCCGTTCGCCGACGGGCTCACCGTGGCGTTCGCCTTCGCCATCGTGATGTGCCTGATCGCTGCCGTGGCCTCGGTGCTCAGAGGCGGAAAATACGCCTACGAAGAGACGGTTTCGCTGGAGCGGTCGGGAATGAGATGA
- a CDS encoding TetR/AcrR family transcriptional regulator, translated as MPEKIDDPVRSRAKILDAAEALFAQHGFDGTSTARIARTAGVPKGLLFYYFPSKPDILAALLEERLGTDSLDPTALTVRGDPAQTLVNLGDRILSNHAASNVLREIIWHESHLRPEVSTALTRYRYALHDAVEHALAASLPAPVDEDAVRAAAAAWTATITARPLESPPSESGGKHARLHEATSLRAIARLLSAGLQAWVHGDGTAAAHPTAAAHVTMPHPAAS; from the coding sequence ATGCCCGAGAAGATCGACGACCCCGTCCGCTCCCGCGCGAAGATCCTGGATGCCGCGGAGGCGCTGTTCGCCCAGCACGGCTTCGACGGAACCTCTACGGCACGCATCGCCCGCACCGCGGGTGTGCCCAAGGGCCTGCTGTTCTACTACTTCCCGTCCAAGCCCGACATCCTCGCCGCGCTCCTCGAAGAGCGGCTCGGCACCGATTCGCTGGACCCGACAGCGCTGACGGTGCGCGGAGACCCCGCCCAGACGCTCGTCAACCTCGGTGATCGCATCCTGAGCAACCACGCGGCATCCAACGTGCTGCGCGAGATCATCTGGCACGAGTCCCACCTCCGGCCCGAGGTGAGTACGGCTCTCACCCGCTATCGATATGCGCTGCACGACGCCGTCGAGCACGCCCTGGCCGCAAGTCTGCCCGCACCCGTCGACGAGGACGCGGTGCGGGCGGCCGCCGCCGCATGGACGGCCACGATCACAGCCCGGCCGCTCGAATCGCCCCCCTCCGAGAGCGGCGGCAAGCACGCCCGCCTGCACGAAGCGACGAGCCTCCGCGCGATCGCCCGCCTGCTCAGCGCCGGGCTGCAGGCGTGGGTGCACGGCGACGGCACGGCCGCGGCGCACCCGACGGCCGCAGCTCACGTCACGATGCCGCACCCGGCGGCATCGTGA
- a CDS encoding agmatine deiminase family protein, which translates to MAWRMPHEGVAHERTWMAFPREGITLGEGDAWRETGYRAWADTALAVARFEPVSMVVDPTEMTRARNLLGSAVEIVEAPLDEFWMRDFGPTFVLDDERPGVLGAVDWVFNGWGDPAWAQWQVSAGIARVIAELVGAERIPSLLVNEGGGIHVDGEGTVLLTETVQLDPHRNPYADKTRVEAEMARTLGAARAIWLPRGLTRDYDDFGTRGHVDIVAAFAGPGRVLLHEQRDRQHPDFAVTDDLKRQLSHERDAAGRTLEIIDLPAPATLRDDEGFVDWSYVNHLVVGGGVIACGFGEPEADARARDILSEAYGRPAVTVDARPIFARGGGIHCITQQQPAVGSGKAA; encoded by the coding sequence ATGGCGTGGAGGATGCCTCACGAGGGCGTGGCGCACGAGCGCACCTGGATGGCGTTCCCGCGCGAGGGGATCACCCTCGGCGAGGGCGATGCCTGGCGCGAGACCGGCTACCGCGCGTGGGCCGACACGGCCCTGGCGGTCGCCCGGTTCGAACCGGTGTCGATGGTCGTCGACCCGACCGAGATGACGCGGGCTCGCAACCTGCTGGGCTCGGCTGTCGAGATCGTCGAGGCCCCGCTCGACGAGTTCTGGATGCGCGATTTCGGCCCCACGTTCGTGCTCGACGACGAGCGGCCGGGCGTCCTGGGTGCGGTGGACTGGGTCTTCAACGGCTGGGGCGATCCCGCCTGGGCACAGTGGCAGGTGTCGGCCGGCATCGCGCGCGTCATCGCCGAGCTGGTCGGCGCTGAGCGGATTCCCTCGCTGCTCGTGAACGAGGGCGGCGGCATCCACGTCGACGGCGAGGGCACCGTGCTGCTGACCGAGACCGTGCAGCTGGACCCGCATCGCAACCCGTACGCCGACAAGACGCGGGTCGAGGCCGAGATGGCGCGCACTCTCGGCGCCGCGCGGGCGATCTGGCTGCCGCGAGGTCTGACCCGCGACTACGACGACTTCGGCACGCGCGGCCACGTCGACATCGTCGCCGCATTCGCCGGACCGGGGCGCGTGCTGCTGCACGAGCAGCGCGACCGGCAGCATCCCGACTTCGCCGTCACCGACGACCTGAAGCGGCAGCTGTCGCACGAGCGGGATGCCGCGGGCCGCACGCTCGAGATCATCGATCTGCCCGCACCCGCCACGCTGCGCGACGACGAGGGATTCGTCGACTGGAGCTACGTGAACCACCTCGTCGTGGGCGGCGGCGTGATCGCCTGCGGCTTCGGCGAGCCCGAGGCCGACGCGCGGGCGCGGGATATCCTCTCGGAGGCATACGGCCGGCCCGCCGTGACCGTGGACGCGCGGCCCATCTTCGCGCGCGGCGGCGGCATCCACTGCATCACGCAGCAGCAGCCGGCCGTGGGTTCTGGGAAGGCGGCCTGA
- a CDS encoding CoA-acylating methylmalonate-semialdehyde dehydrogenase, which produces MTLTQTEPADTATEATVIGHWIDGAPRASASGRTAPVFNPATGAVSARVALADDAEIAAAVASAQAGFEVWSRFSVAKRQAVLFAFRELLNARRGELAAVITAEHGKVLSDAAGEVARGLEVVDLSCGFPALTKGGYTENASTGIDVYTLRQPLGVTAIISPFNFPAMVPLWFFPVAIAAGNSVILKPSEKDPSAALWMAALWTEAGLPDGVFTVLQGDKQAVDGLLHADAVQSISFVGSTPIAQYIYQEASKAGKRVQALGGAKNHMLVLPDADLDLVADQAINAGYGAAGERCMAVSVVLAVEPVADELSRKIQERIAALRIGNGAGAADGTEPDMGPLISAVHRDKVASYVDIAEADGADIVVDGRGFTVDGHEDGFWFGPTLIDNIPTTSQAYTEEIFGPVLSIVRIATFDEGVELINSGRFGNGTAIFTNDGGAARRFQSEIQVGMIGINVPIPVPVAYHSFGGWKNSLFGDAKAYGTHGFDFFTREKAITTRWSDPAADNTHHRGINLGFPQNN; this is translated from the coding sequence ATGACCCTCACGCAGACCGAGCCCGCTGACACGGCGACCGAGGCGACGGTGATCGGACATTGGATCGATGGCGCGCCGCGGGCGTCGGCGAGCGGCCGAACGGCACCGGTGTTCAATCCGGCCACGGGCGCGGTCAGCGCACGGGTCGCTCTGGCCGATGATGCGGAGATCGCTGCGGCGGTGGCCTCGGCCCAGGCCGGGTTCGAGGTGTGGTCGCGGTTCTCGGTCGCCAAGCGCCAGGCGGTGCTGTTCGCGTTCCGTGAGCTGTTGAACGCCCGTCGCGGAGAGCTCGCGGCGGTGATCACGGCCGAGCACGGCAAGGTGCTCTCCGACGCGGCCGGTGAAGTGGCCCGGGGCCTGGAGGTCGTGGACCTGTCGTGCGGGTTTCCCGCACTGACCAAGGGCGGTTACACCGAGAACGCCTCCACCGGCATCGACGTGTACACGCTGCGCCAGCCGCTCGGGGTCACCGCGATCATCTCGCCGTTCAACTTCCCGGCGATGGTGCCGCTGTGGTTCTTCCCGGTCGCGATCGCCGCCGGCAACAGCGTGATCCTCAAGCCGAGCGAGAAGGACCCGTCGGCGGCGCTGTGGATGGCGGCACTGTGGACCGAGGCGGGCCTGCCCGACGGTGTGTTCACGGTGCTGCAAGGCGACAAGCAGGCAGTGGACGGGCTGCTGCACGCGGATGCCGTGCAATCGATCTCGTTCGTCGGCTCGACGCCGATCGCCCAGTACATCTACCAGGAGGCGTCCAAGGCCGGCAAGCGGGTGCAGGCTCTGGGCGGAGCGAAGAACCACATGCTGGTGCTGCCCGACGCTGACCTGGATCTGGTGGCCGATCAGGCCATCAACGCCGGGTACGGAGCGGCCGGTGAGCGCTGCATGGCCGTCTCGGTCGTGCTCGCGGTCGAGCCGGTGGCCGATGAGCTCTCGCGCAAGATCCAGGAGCGCATCGCCGCGCTGCGCATCGGCAACGGCGCCGGCGCCGCGGATGGCACAGAGCCCGACATGGGACCGCTGATCTCGGCGGTGCACCGTGACAAGGTCGCCTCCTACGTCGACATCGCCGAGGCCGACGGCGCGGACATCGTGGTGGACGGCCGCGGGTTCACCGTCGACGGGCACGAAGACGGGTTCTGGTTCGGTCCGACCCTGATCGACAACATCCCCACCACCTCACAGGCCTACACCGAGGAGATCTTCGGCCCGGTCCTCTCGATCGTGCGCATCGCGACCTTCGACGAGGGTGTGGAGCTGATCAACTCCGGCCGGTTCGGCAACGGCACCGCGATCTTCACCAACGACGGGGGCGCCGCCCGCCGGTTCCAGTCCGAGATCCAGGTCGGCATGATCGGCATCAACGTGCCCATCCCCGTCCCTGTCGCGTATCACTCGTTCGGCGGCTGGAAGAACTCGCTGTTCGGCGATGCGAAGGCCTACGGCACCCACGGATTCGACTTCTTCACCCGCGAGAAGGCCATCACCACCCGGTGGAGCGACCCCGCCGCCGACAACACCCACCACCGAGGCATCAACCTCGGCTTCCCCCAGAACAACTGA
- a CDS encoding TetR/AcrR family transcriptional regulator, protein MSTAPAHTRTRLTPSQRSAQITAAAAALARDGGLSALTLRAVAQRAGVAPGLVAHYATSMDGLVATVFTDLTGAELSDVRARVEASSDPAVQLATLFATVLGHDHEDVTLVWVDAWSLGRGNAPLSAAIDEQMDAWRAFLAGVVRAGRTAGLFTTDDPDAVAWQILAMIDGISAHALTRGTDPAPFTARLAQACETLVGAAPGTVTAHL, encoded by the coding sequence ATGTCAACAGCACCTGCCCACACCCGCACTCGCCTCACGCCGTCGCAGCGCTCGGCGCAGATCACCGCCGCGGCCGCCGCGCTCGCCCGTGACGGGGGGCTGTCCGCCCTGACACTGCGCGCCGTCGCCCAGCGAGCAGGGGTGGCGCCGGGCCTGGTCGCCCATTATGCGACGAGCATGGACGGCCTGGTGGCCACGGTCTTCACCGACCTCACGGGTGCCGAGCTGAGCGACGTGCGCGCGCGGGTCGAGGCATCCTCCGACCCCGCGGTGCAGCTGGCGACCCTGTTCGCCACGGTGCTGGGCCACGACCACGAAGACGTCACGCTCGTGTGGGTGGACGCCTGGTCGCTGGGCCGCGGCAACGCCCCGCTGTCGGCGGCGATCGACGAGCAGATGGACGCCTGGCGGGCATTCCTCGCCGGCGTCGTGCGCGCGGGCAGGACCGCGGGACTGTTCACGACGGACGATCCGGATGCCGTTGCCTGGCAGATCCTGGCCATGATCGACGGCATCTCAGCCCATGCGCTCACGCGCGGCACCGACCCCGCACCCTTCACGGCTCGCCTCGCGCAGGCCTGCGAGACGCTCGTGGGCGCAGCCCCCGGCACGGTCACCGCACACCTCTGA
- a CDS encoding transferase, whose amino-acid sequence MGKNYIDIENDQGDTLRYRKHANGRGLIAHGAKVHASAVVEAGAYVEPGAQIAAGAHVGRGAWIEKDVVIGPEADIAAHAHIGPRASIGARAKIGVRTYVGEHAYVAVGSLIGDDETIGDGERIATDKRGLRLAA is encoded by the coding sequence GTGGGTAAGAACTACATCGACATCGAGAACGACCAGGGCGACACGCTGCGCTACCGCAAGCATGCAAACGGTCGCGGCCTTATCGCGCATGGAGCGAAGGTGCACGCGAGCGCCGTCGTGGAGGCGGGCGCTTATGTCGAACCCGGAGCCCAGATCGCGGCCGGCGCACACGTCGGTCGTGGTGCATGGATCGAGAAGGACGTCGTCATCGGCCCCGAAGCCGACATCGCCGCACACGCGCACATCGGACCCCGCGCCTCCATCGGCGCGAGGGCCAAGATCGGCGTGCGCACATACGTCGGAGAGCACGCATATGTGGCCGTCGGTTCGCTGATCGGCGACGACGAGACGATCGGCGACGGCGAGCGCATCGCCACCGACAAGCGGGGGCTGCGCCTGGCGGCCTGA
- a CDS encoding PucR family transcriptional regulator: MSGPVETDRPAPADALPTIRDVLQLDVVVDGVPEVLAGADRLDSAVRWVHVSDSAGVARLLNGGELLLSTGSGWPADPAALRAFIADLVGVGIAGLVLELGTHYRWTPAVIVQAAAELGLVLVALHREVKYVAVTEVVHRLIIDRQTAALRARDDVRDRFTELALRGSPADFVVQQLALTLGAPIVLENLAHEVVAADVPPARETEVLADWERRSRAARRPDADEDWLVVPVEARGMRWGYLVALPGPEHPAGRVGVLQQGAIALALGRLADGPVDEWERQARRRLVDRLLSGRYASTAGAAARLSAAGLPVQGRQLVGMVVARATVSPERMDAAARARGARVLVGDAAGAGIAAAGRAAGTAVTVLVSLPSGAAFDDAEVRAFVSASLLDGEPAAVISVGTAASGLDAALTSLQEAIDLSRAPSDRRHGDRTAHQVRRADARPLVRLVTNLRDDHRLLEHGERMLAPLVEHDLNRGGDLLEVLAAVLTHPANRTAAAAASHLSRSVFYQRITLIERLLGLNLDDGETQTALHLALLVRRANPSR; the protein is encoded by the coding sequence ATGAGCGGCCCCGTCGAGACGGATCGTCCGGCACCCGCAGACGCGCTGCCCACCATCCGCGATGTGCTGCAGCTGGATGTCGTCGTCGACGGCGTGCCCGAGGTGCTCGCCGGGGCGGATCGGCTCGACAGCGCCGTGCGGTGGGTGCACGTCTCCGACAGCGCAGGCGTGGCCCGGCTGCTCAACGGCGGTGAGCTGCTGCTGTCGACCGGCTCGGGCTGGCCCGCCGACCCCGCGGCGCTGCGCGCCTTCATCGCCGATCTGGTCGGCGTGGGCATCGCCGGACTCGTGCTGGAGCTCGGAACCCACTACCGTTGGACGCCCGCTGTCATCGTGCAGGCGGCGGCCGAACTCGGTCTGGTGCTGGTGGCGCTGCACCGCGAGGTGAAATATGTCGCCGTCACCGAAGTCGTGCACCGACTGATCATCGACCGGCAGACCGCGGCGCTGCGGGCACGAGACGACGTGCGCGACCGATTCACCGAGCTCGCGCTGCGCGGCTCGCCCGCCGATTTCGTGGTGCAGCAGCTGGCGCTGACGCTGGGCGCTCCGATCGTGCTGGAGAACCTCGCGCACGAAGTGGTCGCCGCCGACGTGCCGCCCGCGCGCGAGACCGAGGTGCTCGCCGACTGGGAGCGCCGGTCGCGCGCCGCACGCCGGCCCGACGCCGACGAGGACTGGCTGGTGGTGCCGGTCGAGGCGCGCGGCATGCGGTGGGGCTACCTCGTCGCCCTCCCGGGACCGGAGCACCCCGCCGGGCGCGTGGGCGTCCTGCAGCAGGGCGCGATCGCCCTGGCGCTGGGGCGTCTGGCCGACGGACCGGTCGACGAATGGGAGCGTCAGGCGCGGCGGCGCCTGGTCGACCGGCTGCTGTCGGGCCGTTATGCCAGCACGGCGGGGGCCGCCGCACGCCTGTCGGCCGCGGGGCTGCCGGTGCAGGGACGGCAATTGGTCGGAATGGTCGTCGCGCGTGCGACGGTGAGCCCGGAGCGGATGGATGCCGCCGCCCGCGCCCGCGGCGCTCGCGTGCTGGTCGGCGATGCGGCCGGGGCGGGGATCGCCGCGGCGGGCAGGGCGGCGGGCACTGCTGTCACCGTGCTCGTCTCGCTGCCGTCCGGCGCCGCGTTCGACGATGCCGAGGTGCGTGCGTTCGTGTCGGCATCGCTCCTGGACGGTGAGCCCGCGGCGGTGATCTCGGTGGGGACGGCGGCGTCGGGACTGGATGCGGCGCTGACCTCGCTGCAAGAGGCGATCGACCTCTCGCGTGCCCCGTCGGATCGACGGCACGGCGACCGCACGGCCCATCAGGTGCGGCGGGCCGATGCCCGTCCGCTCGTGCGGCTGGTCACGAACCTGCGCGATGATCATCGACTGCTCGAGCACGGCGAGCGCATGCTGGCCCCGCTCGTCGAACACGACCTGAACCGCGGGGGAGACCTGCTCGAGGTGCTGGCGGCCGTGCTCACCCACCCGGCGAACCGCACGGCCGCCGCCGCGGCATCCCACCTCTCGCGCTCGGTGTTCTATCAGCGCATCACTCTGATCGAGCGGCTGCTGGGCCTGAACCTGGATGACGGCGAGACGCAGACGGCGCTGCACCTGGCCCTGCTCGTGCGTCGCGCGAACCCCTCGCGCTAG
- a CDS encoding SPW repeat protein, with amino-acid sequence MKRWTRWQDWVAVAAGLYAALASIWTTPRTGASISVMIVLGILMIAAGLWSLAAPGLVSMEWIIAVIGALLFISPWVGVFSGDAGPAWTAWICGGVGVIAGLWALAPAEKMHHASHGGPRTAHA; translated from the coding sequence ATGAAGAGGTGGACACGCTGGCAGGACTGGGTGGCGGTAGCCGCCGGCCTGTATGCGGCCCTGGCGAGCATCTGGACGACCCCGCGCACGGGTGCGTCGATCTCCGTGATGATCGTGCTGGGCATTCTGATGATCGCCGCCGGGTTGTGGAGCCTGGCAGCCCCCGGTCTCGTGTCGATGGAATGGATCATCGCCGTGATCGGTGCGCTGCTGTTCATCTCCCCGTGGGTCGGCGTCTTCTCGGGCGACGCAGGTCCGGCATGGACCGCGTGGATCTGCGGGGGCGTCGGCGTGATCGCAGGGCTGTGGGCGCTCGCGCCCGCCGAGAAGATGCATCACGCATCGCACGGCGGCCCACGCACCGCCCACGCATGA